The Heliorestis convoluta genome includes the window CAATGGCTTGATCAAGAAATTGAGTCACTCCCAACTGTTCTACCCGAGGCCAAGAAATTGCATTTAGAGAATGGACAAGATAAAAATCAATTTTGTCGGTCTCGAGTCGCTCTAATTGCTCATTCAAATACCGATCCATGTCTTCTCTCGTTTTGATGAGCCAACTCGGTAATTTGGTCGCTATCTTAACCTTTTCTCGATAACCCTCTTTCAAGGCTTTCGCTAGGAAAGGTTCGCTCTTCCCCGCCTTGGCCATGCCTGTGCCATGGTACGGATAGGCAGTGTCAATATAATTAACGCCTTGATCAATGGCATAGCGAATCATTTTGATTGCTTTTTCTTCATCGATATCGGCAGGATCAGACCCGATAATCGGCAGTCTCATACAGCCAAATCCAAGTATGGAAACCTGTTCCTTCGTTTTGCCAAAGTTGCGGTATAGCATTGGAAACCCTCCCTGATATTTCTTTCTATTTTCCATTGTTCCGATAAAAAAGTAGCAGCGGCAATACTGTAATAAGTCCACAAATCAGATACATCGTGGCAAGGCCAACCATTTCCGAAAGCATGCCTAAGATAATGGAACCAAAACCGATACCAAGATCAAAGGCACTGAATAAGGTTCCATTGGTAGCACCACGACGATGCGGTTCAACGCGATTAATGGCAATTGCAAGGATAGATGGTTGAACAATACCAAAACCAAGTCCCATAAACAAAGCAGAAAGAACAAAAAGGGTCATTCCTTGGGCCATAAAAAGCAAAAGAAATGAGAGTAATAGGGCTACAAAGCCAACTGTCATAATTCGCTGAGGCCCTTCTCTGTCAAAAATCTTGCCAGCAATGGGACGAACCACCATCAAAGCAACTGCATAGATTAGAAAATAGGTGCCTGCGTTAACAATGCCGATTTCTTTGCCAAAAAGGGTGATAAAGGAGACAATGCCTCCGTAGACAAAGGCGGTAAAGAACATAATACCTGATAAAGAAAGTACTCGACGCTCGAAAAAACTGTCAATAGAAATTGTTCTTTGAGACTTCCTAGCTTCCTTGGCACTGGCGGTCTTCTCTGTCTTGGTTGCTTCTTCTGTTTTTTCCGCCTGATCCTCTGTGCTTGTCAAAGGTTTTTCTAGATTCGTTGATTTTTCTAGACTTGGCTTCGCATGAACGTCCTGATAGGAAAGAGCCGTCATGGCAAAAAAAGCAAAAAGAGCCAGTGCAAAAGCAGAAGAGAAAAGAAAGCCAAAACCGGCTTGGTCTAAGATATACAAGCCTAAAAGAGGCCCCACGGCCATAGCAAGTGTATTCGATAGCCCGTAATAGCCAAGGCCTTCGCCTCTGCGTTTTGGTGGAATCACGTCAGCCGCTACTGTTCCTGTACCTGTGGTCGTAAAGCCCCAGGTCAATCCGTGCAAAGCCCGCAAGATAAAAAGCGCCACAATGGCTGTGACAAAGTGATAGGCAATGGTAGCGAAAGAGAAAGCGAGCAAAGCAAGGAGTAAAACTTTTTTTCTGCCGATCTGATCGAGTAAATAACCAGCAAAAGGCCTCACTAAAACGGCTGTCAAAGATAGGATCCCGATAATATAGCCTACATGACTTTCATTGCCCTGAAGGTTTTCTGTAACGAAAATGGGCAACGTAGGCAGTAAAAAATAAAAACTTGTAAACATGAACAAGTTTGCTACACAGATCAAGATAAAATCTTTGGTCCAGAGTTTTTCTGGATGATTATGATCCATATGGGTATACCTTCTCCCTATTAAGTACAGATATGCTTTTTTTAGAGCCCTTGTTTATGTTAGTGTGAAAACGTTGGCAAAGTTTGGTGGTGGGGGCAGTCGTTTATCATTCCTCCGAACGGACTCATCCCACGCCATGAGCGGCAGCAAGCCTGCGTGATAGGCTGAGGTCTGAAGTCCTCTCTCCGGAATGATAAACGCCTGCCCCAGGTACATCTTGCTGGTTGTGACTGAGTTTTGGCCTATTGCTTTTTGCTATTTTTTCTCATTATAACACAAATGCTTCAATTAAAATGTCAGAACTAGTAAGAGGTACTTGACAGGCTTTTTATTAACCTACTGATGGCGCAACGCTTCAATGGGATTCAGTTGCGC containing:
- a CDS encoding MFS transporter, with product MDHNHPEKLWTKDFILICVANLFMFTSFYFLLPTLPIFVTENLQGNESHVGYIIGILSLTAVLVRPFAGYLLDQIGRKKVLLLALLAFSFATIAYHFVTAIVALFILRALHGLTWGFTTTGTGTVAADVIPPKRRGEGLGYYGLSNTLAMAVGPLLGLYILDQAGFGFLFSSAFALALFAFFAMTALSYQDVHAKPSLEKSTNLEKPLTSTEDQAEKTEEATKTEKTASAKEARKSQRTISIDSFFERRVLSLSGIMFFTAFVYGGIVSFITLFGKEIGIVNAGTYFLIYAVALMVVRPIAGKIFDREGPQRIMTVGFVALLLSFLLLFMAQGMTLFVLSALFMGLGFGIVQPSILAIAINRVEPHRRGATNGTLFSAFDLGIGFGSIILGMLSEMVGLATMYLICGLITVLPLLLFYRNNGK